The Cryptococcus decagattii chromosome 1, complete sequence genome includes a region encoding these proteins:
- a CDS encoding 40S ribosomal protein S17, whose protein sequence is MGRVRTKTVKRSSRILIERYYPRLTLDFHSNKRILDEVATVPSKRLRNKIAGFTTHLMKRIQKGPVRGISFRLQEEERERKDQYVPEVSALAASEESPLEVDAETKDLLKSLGMDDLSVNVINVTANAPRERKSRFVPGAGRA, encoded by the exons ATG GGTCGAGTCAGGACAAAGACCGTCAAGCGATCTTCTCGAATCCTCATCGAGCGATACTACCCCCGTCTCACCCTCGACTTCCA CTCTAACAAGCGAATCCTTGATGAGGTCGCCACTGTCCCCTCTAAGAGGTTGAGGAACAAGATCGCTGGTT TCACCACTCACTTGATGAAGCGAATCCAGAAGGGTCCTGTTCGAGGTATCTCTTTCAGGttgcaggaggaggagagggagcgAAAGGACCA GTACGTCCCCGAGGTCTCTGCCCTTGCCGCTTCCGAGGAGTCTCCCCTCGAGGTCGACGCCGAGACCAAGGACCTCCTCAAGTCTTTGGGTATGGACGACCTTTCCGTCAACGTCATCAACGTCACCGCCAACGCTCCCCGAGAGAGGAAGTCTCGATTCGTCCCTGGTGCGGGCCGTGCTTAG